A genomic region of Rhodospirillales bacterium contains the following coding sequences:
- the coaBC gene encoding bifunctional phosphopantothenoylcysteine decarboxylase/phosphopantothenate--cysteine ligase CoaBC has product MGMKNKSVLLIISGGIAAYKTLELIRLLKKAGAQVRCILTAGGAQFVTPLSVSALSENPCYTDLFSLKDEAEMGHIRLTREADLIVVAPASANMLAKMAHGLADNLATTTLLATDQNTPVFVAPAMNPEMWGHRATQENVETLKKRGVRFIGPVAGEAACGETGMGRMAEPTEIFAQLDTQKDKPLAGKTALVTAGPTYEPLDPVRFIGNRSSGKQGYAIAQALHDAGAAVTLVTGPTALPAPGNINTIRIETATEMLDSCQKSLPVDIVVCAAAVADFTPTTTYGQKIKKDKNKKPEAIELKENPDILQILSRPGPRRPSLVIGFAAETENLLDNARAKRLKKGCDWILANDVAAENVFGADENHVYLITSSGTQEWQKTTKRGIAQKLVAALTDFINEEKNDQPDRNRTDAA; this is encoded by the coding sequence ATCGGAATGAAAAACAAATCCGTCCTGCTGATAATTTCCGGCGGCATCGCCGCCTATAAAACATTGGAACTAATACGCCTGCTGAAAAAGGCAGGGGCGCAGGTCCGTTGCATCCTGACCGCTGGCGGCGCACAGTTCGTCACGCCGTTGAGCGTTTCCGCCCTCAGCGAAAATCCCTGCTACACCGACCTGTTTTCCCTGAAGGATGAAGCCGAAATGGGCCATATCCGCCTGACCCGCGAAGCTGACCTGATCGTCGTCGCCCCGGCCAGCGCCAACATGCTGGCGAAAATGGCTCACGGGCTGGCCGACAATCTCGCCACCACGACTTTGCTGGCCACGGATCAAAACACCCCCGTATTCGTCGCCCCGGCCATGAACCCGGAAATGTGGGGCCACCGGGCCACACAGGAAAATGTCGAAACCCTGAAAAAACGCGGCGTCCGCTTTATCGGTCCGGTCGCCGGGGAAGCCGCCTGCGGTGAAACCGGGATGGGCCGCATGGCCGAACCCACAGAAATCTTTGCTCAGCTTGACACGCAAAAAGACAAACCTCTGGCTGGGAAAACAGCCCTCGTTACCGCCGGCCCGACTTACGAACCCCTCGACCCGGTGCGTTTTATCGGCAACCGGTCCTCGGGCAAACAAGGCTATGCGATTGCGCAGGCGCTGCACGATGCCGGTGCCGCCGTCACACTGGTCACGGGGCCAACCGCCCTGCCCGCACCGGGCAATATAAATACAATACGTATCGAAACTGCTACGGAAATGCTGGATTCGTGCCAAAAATCACTCCCTGTCGATATCGTTGTTTGCGCCGCAGCGGTCGCTGATTTTACGCCAACAACCACTTACGGCCAAAAAATCAAAAAGGATAAAAATAAAAAACCGGAAGCCATTGAATTAAAAGAAAATCCCGACATCCTGCAAATCCTGTCCCGGCCCGGCCCGCGCCGCCCCTCTCTCGTAATTGGCTTTGCGGCGGAAACGGAAAACCTGCTGGATAACGCCCGGGCCAAACGCCTAAAAAAGGGCTGCGACTGGATACTTGCCAACGATGTCGCCGCCGAAAATGTATTTGGCGCGGACGAGAATCATGTTTACCTTATAACCTCGTCCGGTACGCAGGAATGGCAAAAAACCACCAAACGCGGCATCGCACAAAAGCTTGTCGCCGCCCTTACGGATTTTATAAACGAGGAAAAAAATGACCAACCCGATCGAAATCGAACTGACGCCGCATGA
- the mutS gene encoding DNA mismatch repair protein MutS, with amino-acid sequence MGNALKTTDEYLADGHTPMMAQYLATKAAHPDCLLFYRMGDFYELFFDDAVKAAETLDITLTKRGKSGGDDIPMCGVPFHAYEPYMARLIKAGFKVAICEQTETPDQAKARAKAKGLPASKAMLRREVIRIVTQGTLTEDNLLNARENNYLAALTEVGGQYGLSWLELSTGEFNVQPLPASAIAAALERVGASEILIPDSFTQKPDLYGQLAPAQERLTLQPLSLFDSQNAQKRLEKIFGVGTLESFGGFSRAEIAAAGALIDYVERTQVGQRPYLSRPRQIVSGAVMEIDAATRRNLELTRTLAGERKGSLLACIDRTITGPGARALHARLAAPLTDIAAIEARLNEIESLGDDNRLRDTLRDMLRQTPDMERALARLSVSRGGPRDLGALREGLAQAETIRALLLNSEAGKNALSPLTEALHQSTQTQAFADRLKAALKDELPALERDGGFIREGYAPELDKFRTLQGESKRLIAALQAKYQSLTGIDGLKIKYNNVLGYFIEVSARHGDKLMVKDGDSDNPFIHRQTMANAVRFTTAELAELERDMSQAETRALAIETNLFAQMVEETAVLSADIGAHARALAALDVAAALSHLAIEQNYNRPVIDNSADFAITGGRHPVVEQALKKDGGQAFVPNDCDLSTDHSLWLLTGPNMAGKSTFLRQNALITIMAQAGCFVPAATARIGIVDKVFSRVGAADDLARGRSTFMVEMVETAAILNQATDRSLVILDEIGRGTATFDGLSIAWACVEHLHEVNRCRSLFATHYHELTTLHTKLARLSCHSMQVKEWKGDIIFLHSVGQGAAESSYGIHVAQLAGLPAAVITRAQAVLDQLQQSEQSGALAHLSDDLPLFSAAADQPQERYAPSPALEKLSAINPDNLTPREALETLYELKKMENPQ; translated from the coding sequence ATGGGAAACGCTCTTAAAACGACAGACGAATATCTCGCGGACGGCCACACGCCGATGATGGCGCAATATCTGGCGACCAAGGCGGCCCATCCTGACTGCCTGCTGTTCTACCGCATGGGCGATTTTTACGAATTGTTTTTCGACGATGCGGTCAAAGCCGCCGAAACCCTCGACATCACCCTGACCAAGCGCGGCAAAAGCGGCGGGGACGACATCCCGATGTGCGGCGTGCCATTCCACGCTTACGAACCCTATATGGCGCGCCTCATCAAGGCCGGGTTCAAGGTCGCCATTTGCGAACAAACCGAAACCCCGGATCAGGCCAAAGCCCGTGCCAAAGCCAAAGGCCTGCCCGCCAGCAAAGCCATGCTCCGCCGCGAAGTCATCCGCATCGTCACCCAAGGCACCCTGACCGAGGACAACCTCCTCAACGCCCGTGAAAACAACTACCTCGCTGCCCTGACGGAGGTCGGCGGCCAGTACGGTCTGTCATGGCTGGAACTGTCGACCGGGGAGTTTAACGTCCAGCCCTTACCGGCATCCGCCATCGCCGCGGCACTCGAACGCGTAGGCGCCAGCGAAATCCTGATCCCCGACAGCTTCACCCAAAAACCGGATTTATACGGCCAACTGGCCCCGGCGCAAGAACGCCTGACCCTCCAGCCCTTAAGCCTGTTCGACAGCCAGAACGCGCAAAAACGCCTTGAAAAAATTTTTGGTGTCGGCACGCTGGAATCATTCGGAGGTTTTTCCCGGGCGGAAATTGCCGCCGCCGGGGCGCTGATTGACTACGTCGAACGCACGCAGGTCGGCCAGCGCCCGTACCTCTCCCGCCCGCGCCAGATCGTCTCCGGCGCGGTTATGGAGATCGACGCCGCCACCCGCCGCAATCTCGAACTGACCCGCACGCTGGCGGGCGAACGCAAAGGCTCTTTGCTGGCCTGCATCGACCGCACGATTACCGGCCCCGGCGCCCGTGCGCTGCATGCCCGGCTGGCGGCCCCCCTGACCGACATCGCGGCTATAGAGGCCCGCCTGAATGAAATCGAAAGCCTCGGCGACGATAACCGCCTGCGGGATACGCTGCGCGACATGCTCAGGCAAACCCCGGATATGGAGCGCGCCCTCGCCCGGCTCAGCGTCAGCCGCGGTGGCCCGCGTGATCTCGGCGCCCTGCGCGAAGGACTGGCACAGGCCGAAACCATCCGCGCCCTGCTGCTAAACAGCGAAGCCGGGAAAAATGCCCTGTCCCCCCTCACCGAAGCCCTGCACCAGTCAACACAAACCCAGGCCTTTGCCGACCGCCTGAAAGCTGCGCTGAAAGATGAACTCCCGGCCCTTGAACGCGATGGCGGTTTTATCCGCGAAGGCTATGCCCCTGAACTCGATAAATTCCGCACGCTTCAGGGCGAAAGTAAACGCCTGATCGCCGCGCTGCAGGCCAAATATCAAAGCCTCACCGGCATCGACGGCCTGAAAATCAAATACAACAACGTGCTCGGCTATTTCATCGAGGTCTCCGCCCGCCACGGCGACAAGCTGATGGTCAAGGACGGCGACAGCGACAACCCGTTCATCCACCGCCAGACCATGGCCAACGCCGTGCGCTTCACCACCGCTGAACTCGCCGAACTGGAACGCGATATGAGCCAGGCCGAAACCCGCGCGCTGGCCATAGAAACCAACCTGTTCGCACAGATGGTCGAGGAAACCGCCGTCCTGTCCGCCGATATCGGTGCCCATGCCCGGGCGCTGGCAGCGCTGGATGTGGCCGCCGCCCTGTCCCATCTCGCTATTGAACAAAATTATAACCGCCCGGTCATTGATAACAGCGCCGATTTCGCCATCACCGGCGGTCGTCACCCGGTTGTCGAGCAAGCCCTGAAAAAAGATGGCGGACAAGCCTTCGTTCCCAATGATTGCGACCTCAGCACCGACCACTCCTTGTGGCTGCTGACCGGACCGAATATGGCCGGTAAATCAACTTTCCTGCGGCAAAATGCCCTGATTACCATCATGGCACAGGCAGGATGTTTCGTCCCGGCGGCGACCGCCCGCATCGGCATCGTCGACAAAGTGTTCAGCCGCGTCGGTGCGGCAGACGACCTCGCCCGCGGCCGTTCAACCTTTATGGTCGAAATGGTCGAAACCGCCGCCATCCTCAATCAGGCGACCGACCGTTCCCTCGTCATTCTCGATGAAATCGGCCGCGGCACGGCAACCTTTGACGGCCTGTCGATTGCGTGGGCCTGCGTCGAACACCTGCACGAAGTCAACCGCTGCCGGTCCTTGTTCGCCACGCACTATCACGAACTGACCACCTTGCATACAAAGCTGGCGCGTCTGTCCTGCCATTCCATGCAGGTCAAGGAATGGAAAGGCGATATTATATTCCTGCATAGCGTCGGTCAGGGCGCCGCCGAAAGCTCATACGGCATCCATGTGGCCCAGCTTGCCGGCCTGCCAGCCGCCGTCATCACCCGCGCTCAAGCCGTTCTGGACCAGCTCCAGCAAAGCGAACAATCAGGCGCACTGGCCCACCTGTCTGATGATTTACCACTCTTCAGCGCCGCCGCCGATCAGCCGCAGGAACGCTACGCGCCCTCCCCGGCTCTGGAAAAACTGTCTGCAATAAACCCGGATAACCTGACCCCGCGCGAAGCGCTGGAAACGTTATACGAACTCAAAAAAATGGAAAACCCGCAATGA
- a CDS encoding colicin transporter, translating into MNNIFKNITPAVVVMVAGLAGAYMVYDTYFSGQDSSVATIEPAAGNEIGSAIDSMSETASGFIQASTEVAEEVAHDAHEAMGEAVDHAEDMMDETGEAVEDTMEGAHDAATETVEGATEEGAADHAEDMMDEAGDHAEEAADEAHDAAEDAMDAATEHMSHE; encoded by the coding sequence ATGAATAACATCTTTAAAAACATCACCCCGGCTGTTGTCGTTATGGTTGCCGGTCTGGCTGGCGCCTACATGGTATATGACACCTACTTCAGCGGTCAGGACTCCTCCGTAGCAACGATCGAACCAGCCGCCGGTAACGAAATCGGTAGCGCCATCGACTCCATGAGCGAAACCGCAAGCGGCTTCATTCAGGCTTCTACGGAAGTTGCAGAAGAAGTAGCTCACGATGCGCACGAAGCGATGGGCGAAGCTGTTGACCACGCTGAAGACATGATGGATGAAACTGGCGAAGCCGTTGAAGACACCATGGAAGGTGCTCACGATGCCGCCACGGAAACCGTTGAAGGCGCAACCGAAGAAGGTGCTGCTGACCACGCTGAAGACATGATGGATGAAGCTGGCGATCATGCAGAAGAAGCAGCTGACGAAGCTCATGACGCTGCTGAAGATGCTATGGACGCAGCCACAGAACACATGAGCCACGAATAA
- the ubiE gene encoding bifunctional demethylmenaquinone methyltransferase/2-methoxy-6-polyprenyl-1,4-benzoquinol methylase UbiE, with amino-acid sequence MKQNPESEWFGTESVTPEEKTAKVRGVFDSVADKYDLMNDVMSGGVHRLWKDRFVRMIRPRPGQSFLDVAGGTGDIAFRIRKKTGPDAKITLCDLDEQMLRVGRDRAINRGWLNDFTWITGNAEALPVPDNSVDVVTISFGLRNVTRIDTALGEFYRVLKPGGRFFCLEFSHVTDARLARLYDAYSYAFIPRMGEFITKDRESYQYLVESIRKMPTQDELADRMRSAGFDKAGYQNLSFGIAAIHSGWKV; translated from the coding sequence ATGAAACAAAATCCTGAAAGTGAATGGTTTGGCACCGAATCCGTAACGCCAGAGGAAAAAACCGCGAAGGTTCGCGGGGTATTTGACTCGGTCGCCGATAAATACGATTTGATGAACGACGTTATGTCGGGCGGCGTTCACCGTCTGTGGAAGGACCGCTTTGTCCGCATGATCCGTCCGCGCCCCGGCCAATCTTTCCTCGACGTGGCAGGCGGCACCGGCGACATCGCCTTCCGCATCCGCAAGAAAACCGGGCCGGATGCGAAAATCACCCTGTGCGATCTGGATGAACAGATGCTCCGCGTCGGCCGTGACCGCGCCATTAACCGCGGCTGGCTGAACGATTTCACATGGATCACCGGCAATGCCGAGGCCCTGCCCGTCCCGGACAATTCCGTCGATGTTGTCACGATTTCCTTTGGCCTGCGTAACGTCACCCGAATCGATACGGCCCTTGGTGAATTTTACCGGGTTCTAAAGCCCGGCGGCCGGTTTTTCTGTCTGGAATTTTCCCACGTCACAGACGCCAGACTGGCGCGGCTATATGATGCCTATTCTTATGCCTTCATCCCGCGCATGGGGGAATTCATCACCAAAGACCGGGAAAGCTACCAGTATCTTGTTGAAAGTATTCGCAAAATGCCCACACAGGACGAACTGGCAGATCGCATGCGCAGCGCCGGTTTTGACAAAGCCGGTTATCAAAATCTCTCTTTCGGCATCGCCGCCATCCACAGCGGTTGGAAGGTATAA
- a CDS encoding NYN domain-containing protein gives MERVVCFVDGLNLYHAIDNLNFKMMKDMNYLKWLDLKAVCEKFIDPKTQQLDAIYNFTAYATHLADAYARHRQYIKALNTRDVTTVLGKFKNKSVWAWCCNDGAQKVLRQTHEEKESDVNMALYILNKAYQDEYDRAIIISRDSDIVPAVKMVHELFPEKKFSSISPPHAGHSSELLQYVDKGYKHKLSIERIEKCLFDHEVLDNSGEIVATRPQKYFTYHEKKMLKTA, from the coding sequence ATGGAGCGAGTCGTTTGCTTTGTCGATGGATTGAACTTGTATCATGCAATTGACAACTTAAATTTCAAAATGATGAAAGACATGAATTATCTCAAATGGCTTGACTTAAAAGCCGTTTGTGAAAAGTTCATTGATCCTAAGACGCAGCAGTTAGATGCTATATACAACTTCACCGCTTACGCTACACACCTAGCTGACGCTTATGCACGACATAGGCAATACATAAAAGCTCTCAACACAAGAGATGTCACAACTGTACTGGGAAAATTCAAAAATAAATCAGTGTGGGCATGGTGCTGCAACGATGGCGCCCAAAAAGTTCTGAGACAAACCCATGAAGAAAAAGAATCAGATGTAAACATGGCACTTTATATTCTCAACAAGGCTTATCAAGATGAATATGATCGCGCGATTATCATCTCAAGAGACTCAGACATTGTTCCAGCCGTCAAAATGGTCCATGAACTTTTCCCGGAAAAAAAGTTTTCGTCTATTTCTCCTCCACATGCAGGCCATTCTAGTGAACTATTGCAATACGTCGATAAAGGATACAAACACAAACTATCGATCGAGCGAATAGAAAAATGTCTTTTTGATCATGAGGTTTTAGACAATTCAGGGGAGATCGTGGCCACGCGGCCACAAAAATATTTCACTTATCACGAAAAGAAAATGCTAAAAACCGCATAA
- the trpS gene encoding tryptophan--tRNA ligase has translation MATKRIVSGTRATGDLHIGNYIGAIKQWIKMTEDRDSEFFFFVADLHAITTPFDAATLADNTREITAAYIACGLDADKVTLFPQSAVPQHAYLQWLLSSISSMGWLNRMTQFKEKAGKHRDNASLSLYAYPVLQAADVLLYQATHVPVGEDQKQHIELARDIANSFNHHYRPFFTEPEPIILGEGARIMSLRDGTNKMSKTAESDMSKINLTDDADLIAKKIRKAKTDMDPLGETVDSLKDRPEALNLVTIYAALADISRAEVLAQFSGKQFSEFKPALADLAVEKLAPITARMNELMADKAEIDKILKAGAEKAESVAAPVLEEAKRIMGFWR, from the coding sequence ATGGCAACCAAACGGATTGTATCGGGTACGCGCGCGACGGGCGATTTGCATATCGGGAATTATATCGGCGCGATCAAGCAGTGGATCAAAATGACGGAAGACAGGGATTCCGAATTCTTTTTCTTTGTCGCCGACCTGCATGCGATCACGACGCCGTTTGATGCGGCGACGCTGGCCGATAACACGCGCGAAATTACGGCGGCTTATATTGCCTGCGGGCTGGATGCGGACAAGGTGACGTTGTTTCCGCAATCGGCGGTGCCGCAGCATGCTTATCTGCAATGGTTGCTCAGCTCGATTTCCTCGATGGGATGGCTCAACCGCATGACGCAGTTCAAGGAAAAAGCCGGGAAACACCGCGACAACGCCTCGCTGAGCCTGTACGCCTATCCGGTGTTGCAGGCGGCGGATGTGTTGCTGTATCAGGCGACGCACGTGCCGGTTGGCGAGGATCAAAAGCAGCATATTGAGCTGGCCCGGGATATCGCCAACAGCTTTAATCATCATTACCGTCCGTTCTTTACCGAGCCGGAGCCGATTATTCTGGGCGAAGGGGCGCGGATTATGAGCCTTCGTGACGGGACGAACAAGATGTCCAAGACGGCGGAAAGCGATATGAGCAAGATCAACCTGACCGACGATGCTGACTTGATCGCCAAGAAAATCAGGAAGGCCAAGACGGATATGGATCCGCTGGGTGAAACGGTGGACTCTCTGAAAGACCGTCCGGAAGCTTTGAACCTCGTGACGATTTATGCGGCGCTGGCGGATATCAGCCGCGCTGAGGTTTTGGCCCAGTTCTCCGGTAAGCAGTTCTCGGAATTCAAACCGGCGCTGGCGGATCTGGCGGTGGAAAAGCTGGCCCCGATTACGGCACGGATGAACGAGCTGATGGCTGATAAGGCTGAGATCGACAAAATCCTGAAGGCCGGGGCAGAGAAAGCTGAGTCCGTGGCTGCGCCGGTTCTGGAAGAGGCCAAAAGGATCATGGGGTTCTGGCGCTGA
- the dut gene encoding dUTP diphosphatase: MTNPIEIELTPHEHAVGLNLPAYATAQSAGMDLTAALEEAIELDTGERALIPTGLSIALPPGYEAQIRPRSGLALKHGITVLNSPGTIDADYRGEIGVILINHGQEPFTIERGMRIAQMVIARHETVKVTVVKELNETQRGTGGFGSTGKE, from the coding sequence ATGACCAACCCGATCGAAATCGAACTGACGCCGCATGAACACGCCGTAGGCCTGAACCTGCCCGCTTACGCAACCGCCCAGTCTGCCGGTATGGATCTGACCGCGGCGCTGGAAGAAGCCATCGAACTGGACACCGGTGAACGCGCCCTGATCCCAACGGGTCTGTCGATCGCCCTGCCCCCCGGCTACGAGGCACAGATCCGCCCACGTTCGGGGCTGGCGCTCAAACACGGCATCACCGTCCTGAATTCCCCCGGCACGATTGATGCCGACTACCGCGGCGAAATCGGTGTTATTTTGATTAATCACGGGCAAGAGCCCTTTACCATCGAACGCGGCATGCGCATCGCCCAGATGGTCATCGCTAGACATGAAACCGTTAAAGTGACCGTCGTCAAGGAATTGAACGAAACGCAGCGCGGCACCGGCGGCTTCGGTTCGACGGGGAAAGAATAA
- the murJ gene encoding murein biosynthesis integral membrane protein MurJ codes for MTLVKAMVTVAGLTGLSRIAGFLRDILTAAILGAGPVADAFFVALKLPNFFRRVTAEGAFSVSFVPLYSRALESEGEGEADRFASNAFAMMIAGLGLFSVLAMAAMPFVIHVIAPGFAGDEVRFPLAVELSRVTFPYLLMMSLSALLGGVLNTHERFAPFAAAPIFFNLCLIAALLLNGFFETAGHALAYGVFAAGIVQFILLWLSTKRAGVKIRLVRPKFDAKTKKLLALMGPGVIGAGVMHINLFADLIIGSMLETGSISYLYYADRLNQLPLGTIGIAVGTALLPMLSKAMAADNKDEARNLFNRALEMCFLLGLPAAVGLFFTALPIIVTLFEHGSFTKHDSIMTVMVLTAYAVGLPAYVAVKVFSSAYWARQDTATPVKIAVAATLANIAGSLYLAFVLDMGVIGIAASTAAAGWIQIGLLAFFLRGREEVRFDWRLIRNVLKIVFACALMSGYLIVMKAQFFHVYFPENAAMAIQILALVALIGGAIVIYGLAVTLTGVIKVQDIKKILRRG; via the coding sequence ATGACACTTGTTAAAGCCATGGTGACGGTGGCGGGGCTGACGGGGCTCTCGCGAATTGCCGGATTTCTTCGTGATATTCTGACGGCGGCCATATTGGGCGCGGGGCCGGTGGCCGACGCGTTTTTTGTGGCGCTCAAGCTTCCTAATTTTTTCCGGCGGGTGACGGCGGAAGGGGCGTTTTCCGTTTCGTTCGTGCCGCTGTATTCCCGCGCGCTGGAGTCCGAGGGCGAAGGGGAAGCCGACCGGTTTGCCAGTAACGCCTTTGCGATGATGATTGCCGGGCTGGGGCTGTTTTCCGTACTGGCGATGGCGGCGATGCCGTTTGTTATCCATGTGATCGCGCCGGGGTTTGCCGGGGACGAGGTGCGCTTTCCGCTGGCGGTTGAGCTGTCGCGGGTGACGTTCCCGTATTTGTTGATGATGTCCCTGTCGGCGCTTTTGGGCGGGGTTTTGAATACGCATGAACGGTTTGCCCCGTTTGCGGCAGCGCCGATTTTCTTTAATTTGTGCTTGATTGCGGCGCTGCTTCTGAACGGTTTTTTTGAAACGGCGGGGCATGCGCTGGCTTACGGGGTGTTTGCCGCCGGGATCGTGCAGTTTATCCTGCTCTGGCTGAGCACCAAGCGGGCCGGTGTGAAAATCCGGCTGGTGCGGCCAAAGTTTGACGCCAAGACAAAGAAGCTTTTGGCGCTGATGGGGCCGGGGGTAATCGGCGCGGGCGTCATGCATATCAATTTGTTTGCCGATTTGATTATCGGATCGATGCTGGAAACGGGTTCGATTTCCTATCTGTATTACGCTGACCGGCTGAACCAGTTGCCGCTGGGGACGATCGGTATTGCGGTCGGGACGGCTTTGCTGCCGATGCTGTCCAAAGCGATGGCCGCGGACAACAAGGATGAAGCCCGGAACCTTTTTAACCGCGCGCTGGAGATGTGTTTTTTGCTGGGGCTGCCGGCGGCGGTCGGGCTGTTTTTTACGGCGCTGCCGATTATTGTGACGCTGTTCGAGCACGGAAGCTTTACCAAGCATGACAGTATTATGACCGTGATGGTTCTAACCGCCTATGCGGTGGGGCTGCCGGCCTATGTCGCGGTCAAGGTGTTTTCGAGCGCGTACTGGGCGCGGCAGGATACGGCGACGCCGGTGAAGATCGCCGTGGCGGCGACGCTGGCCAATATCGCCGGGAGTTTGTATCTGGCGTTTGTTCTGGATATGGGGGTGATCGGGATTGCGGCTTCGACGGCGGCGGCCGGGTGGATTCAGATCGGGCTGCTGGCGTTTTTCCTGCGCGGGCGGGAAGAAGTGCGCTTTGACTGGCGTTTAATCAGAAATGTCTTGAAAATTGTGTTCGCGTGCGCTTTGATGAGCGGGTATTTAATCGTGATGAAGGCGCAATTCTTCCATGTCTATTTTCCTGAAAACGCCGCAATGGCAATTCAAATTCTGGCGCTGGTGGCCCTGATCGGCGGGGCAATCGTGATCTATGGTCTGGCCGTGACCTTAACCGGCGTTATTAAAGTTCAGGACATCAAGAAAATATTGAGGAGAGGTTGA